Proteins co-encoded in one Gossypium arboreum isolate Shixiya-1 chromosome 11, ASM2569848v2, whole genome shotgun sequence genomic window:
- the LOC108485479 gene encoding protein S-acyltransferase 8-like isoform X1 encodes MMENFKRKLERFDLERKLSLWREKFIFRGRLIFGPDAKSLIITLLLIIVPVIIFCTNVARNLLGETSGNIAGYAILMVTVVFTIYVLLLLLLTSARDPGIVPRNLHPPTEEMCYDSSASIDVGRQTPTPRLPPTKEVIVNGVPVRVKYCITCQLYRPPRCSHCSVCDNCVERFDHHCPWVGQCIGMRNYRAFFLFISSSTILCIFIFGMSALNIKFLTNDYGTVWKAIKESPLSVVLMVYCFIFLWFVGGLTCFHLYLIGTNQTTYETFRYRGVERPQVYDRGCLNNFREVFCSKIKPSRNNFHAYVQENERGFTRGMNSEGYIGNLDGNRREKVEDDREIGGDLLKISQRREAEDA; translated from the exons ATGATggaaaatttcaaaagaaaactTGAACGATTCGATCTTGAAAGGAAACTTTCCCTTTGGAGAGAG AAATTTATTTTCAGGGGGAGGTTGATATTTGGTCCAGATGCAAAGTCGCTGATTATTACCTTACTACTTATCATTGTTCCCGTTATTATCTTCTGTACAAATGTTGCACGGAACCTTCTTGGTGAAACTTCAGGAAATATCGCTGGCTATGCAATTCTCATGGTGACAGTAGTTTTCACAATCTAT GTATTACTACTGCTTCTTCTTACCTCTGCCAGAGACCCTGGAATTGTTCCTCGCAATTTACATCCACCAACAGAAGAGATGTGTTATGATTCCTCAGCTTCAATTGATGTTGGGAGACAAACACCAACCCCACGACTACCACCCACAAAAGAAGTTATTGTCAATGGTGTGCCTGTTAGGGTGAAGTATTGTATCACATGCCAGTTGTATCGTCCACCTCGTTGCTCACATTGCTCTGTATGTGATAATTGTGTGGAGCGATTTGATCACCATTGTCCTTGGGTAGGCCAGTGCATTGGAATG CGCAACTACCGGGCATTCTTTTTGTTCATTTCGTCTTCAACCATCCTCTGCATCTTTATCTTTGGAATGTCTGCCTTGAACATAAAATTCCTTACGAATGACTATGGAACGGTCTGGAAGGCAATAAAAGAGTCACCACTTTCGGTGGTACTAATGGTTTATTGCTTCATTTTCCTTTGGTTTGTTGGAGGACTTACCTGCTTCCACTTATATCTTATTGGCACAAACCAG acCACATATGAGACATTTCGTTACCGAGGAGTAGAAAGGCCCCAAGTATATGACCGTGGCTGCTTGAACAACTTTCGAGAAGTATTCTGCTCCAAGATAAAACCTTCAAGAAACAATTTTCACGCTTATGTACAAGAAAATGAAAGAGGGTTTACCCGGGGCATGAATTCAGAAGGTTACATAGGTAATTTAGATGGAAACCGAAGAGAAAAAGTAGAAGACGACCGAGAAATCGGTGGCGACCTTCTCAAGATATCCCAACGCCGTGAAGCTGAAGATGCTTAA
- the LOC108485479 gene encoding protein S-acyltransferase 8-like isoform X2, which translates to MAKRLYEVWKGKNKFIFRGRLIFGPDAKSLIITLLLIIVPVIIFCTNVARNLLGETSGNIAGYAILMVTVVFTIYVLLLLLLTSARDPGIVPRNLHPPTEEMCYDSSASIDVGRQTPTPRLPPTKEVIVNGVPVRVKYCITCQLYRPPRCSHCSVCDNCVERFDHHCPWVGQCIGMRNYRAFFLFISSSTILCIFIFGMSALNIKFLTNDYGTVWKAIKESPLSVVLMVYCFIFLWFVGGLTCFHLYLIGTNQTTYETFRYRGVERPQVYDRGCLNNFREVFCSKIKPSRNNFHAYVQENERGFTRGMNSEGYIGNLDGNRREKVEDDREIGGDLLKISQRREAEDA; encoded by the exons ATGGCTAAGCGTCTGTATGAAGTTTGGAAGGGCAAAAAT AAATTTATTTTCAGGGGGAGGTTGATATTTGGTCCAGATGCAAAGTCGCTGATTATTACCTTACTACTTATCATTGTTCCCGTTATTATCTTCTGTACAAATGTTGCACGGAACCTTCTTGGTGAAACTTCAGGAAATATCGCTGGCTATGCAATTCTCATGGTGACAGTAGTTTTCACAATCTAT GTATTACTACTGCTTCTTCTTACCTCTGCCAGAGACCCTGGAATTGTTCCTCGCAATTTACATCCACCAACAGAAGAGATGTGTTATGATTCCTCAGCTTCAATTGATGTTGGGAGACAAACACCAACCCCACGACTACCACCCACAAAAGAAGTTATTGTCAATGGTGTGCCTGTTAGGGTGAAGTATTGTATCACATGCCAGTTGTATCGTCCACCTCGTTGCTCACATTGCTCTGTATGTGATAATTGTGTGGAGCGATTTGATCACCATTGTCCTTGGGTAGGCCAGTGCATTGGAATG CGCAACTACCGGGCATTCTTTTTGTTCATTTCGTCTTCAACCATCCTCTGCATCTTTATCTTTGGAATGTCTGCCTTGAACATAAAATTCCTTACGAATGACTATGGAACGGTCTGGAAGGCAATAAAAGAGTCACCACTTTCGGTGGTACTAATGGTTTATTGCTTCATTTTCCTTTGGTTTGTTGGAGGACTTACCTGCTTCCACTTATATCTTATTGGCACAAACCAG acCACATATGAGACATTTCGTTACCGAGGAGTAGAAAGGCCCCAAGTATATGACCGTGGCTGCTTGAACAACTTTCGAGAAGTATTCTGCTCCAAGATAAAACCTTCAAGAAACAATTTTCACGCTTATGTACAAGAAAATGAAAGAGGGTTTACCCGGGGCATGAATTCAGAAGGTTACATAGGTAATTTAGATGGAAACCGAAGAGAAAAAGTAGAAGACGACCGAGAAATCGGTGGCGACCTTCTCAAGATATCCCAACGCCGTGAAGCTGAAGATGCTTAA
- the LOC108484409 gene encoding exosome complex component RRP4 homolog isoform X1, which yields MGGNLIEALGFKVSSSSSLPFFCFTGGVTPKSSLCRVADNKEKMRGLKLPLSQTQRVRLQRAFEKLQSLSAKANSDASVTVADTIPVNYEDAFLKGYGTTDLNGELVATVCGVVERVNKLVYVRALRARYKPEVGDVVVGRVVEVAQKRWRLEINFSQDAVLMLSSMNMPDGIQRRRTALDELNMRSIFEENDIVCAEVRNFQHDGSLQLQARSQKYGKLEKGQLLIIDPYLVRKSKQHFHHLEQFGIDLILGRNGYIWIGEHVEARDSVVIDQAKSIEQSTVVEGINRAYTPLEMRQNICRIANAIRVLTILGFNIDLNLIMETVELSSSLKIDIHDMLGSEFHVLVAEMEAERRSLTTKRKR from the exons ATGGGGGGAAATTTAATCGAggcattagggtttaaggtttcttcttcttcttctctcccCTTTTTTTGTTTTACAGGAGGAGTTACCCCGAAATCAAGCTTATGCCGAGTAGCCGATAACAAAGAGAAAATGAGAGGATTGAAGTTACCGTTGAGCCAAACCCAAAGAGTAAGACTTCAAAGGGCATTCGAAAAGCTTCAGTCTCTATCTGCTAAGGCCAATTCCGACGCTTCCGTTACCGTCGCCGATACTATTCCTGTCAACTACGAAGACGCTTTTCTCAA GGGATATGGAACAACGGACCTCAACGGCGAATTGGTGGCAACTGTGTGCGGCGTTGTGGAGCGCGTCAACAAACTGGTTTACGTACGCGCCTTACGCGCTAG GTACAAGCCAGAGGTTGGGGATGTCGTAGTGGGACGTGTAGTCGAG GTTGCTCAAAAGCGGTGGAGATTGGAAATTAATTTCAGCCAAGATGCGGTTTTAATGCTTTCTTCAATGAACATGCCTGATGGTATTCAG AGACGGCGAACTGCTTTGGATGAACTCAACATGCGAAGTATATTTGAAGAGAATGATATTGTCTGT GCCGAGGTTCGTAATTTCCAGCATGATGGCAGCTTACAACTCCAAGCAAGAAGCCAAAAGTATGGAAAG CTTGAGAAAGGCCAGTTGCTCATAATTGATCCTTACCTGGTGAGGAAAAGCAAACAGCATTTCCATCACCTTGAACAGTTTGGAATTGACTTGATACTTGGACGTAACGGATATATATGGATTGGCGAACATGTTGAAGCTAGAGACAGTGTGGTAATCGATCAAGCTAAAAGTATTGAACAATCTACAGTTGTTGAAGGAATAAACCGAGCTTATACCCCGCTAGAGATGAGGCAAAACATATGCAGAATTGCAAATGCTATCCGAGTATTGACGATTTTAGGTTTCAATATAGATTTAAATTTGATCATGGAGACAGTTGAGTTGAGTAGCTCACTTAAGATTGACATACATGACATGCTTGGTTCAGAGTTTCATGTTCTGGTTGCAGAAATGGAGGCTGAACGAAGAAGCTTGACTACAAAGCGGAAAAGATGA
- the LOC108484409 gene encoding exosome complex component RRP4 homolog isoform X3: MGGNLIEALGFKVSSSSSLPFFCFTGGVTPKSSLCRVADNKEKMRGLKLPLSQTQRVRLQRAFEKLQSLSAKANSDASVTVADTIPVNYEDAFLKGYGTTDLNGELVATVCGVVERVNKLVYVRALRARYKPEVGDVVVGRVVEVAQKRWRLEINFSQDAVLMLSSMNMPDGIQRRRTALDELNMRSIFEENDIVCAEVRNFQHDGSLQLQARSQKYGKLEKGQLLIIDPYLVRKSKQHFHHLEQFGIDLILGRNGYIWIGEHVEARDSVVIDQAKSIEQSTVVEGINRAYTPLEMRQNICRIANAIRKWRLNEEA, from the exons ATGGGGGGAAATTTAATCGAggcattagggtttaaggtttcttcttcttcttctctcccCTTTTTTTGTTTTACAGGAGGAGTTACCCCGAAATCAAGCTTATGCCGAGTAGCCGATAACAAAGAGAAAATGAGAGGATTGAAGTTACCGTTGAGCCAAACCCAAAGAGTAAGACTTCAAAGGGCATTCGAAAAGCTTCAGTCTCTATCTGCTAAGGCCAATTCCGACGCTTCCGTTACCGTCGCCGATACTATTCCTGTCAACTACGAAGACGCTTTTCTCAA GGGATATGGAACAACGGACCTCAACGGCGAATTGGTGGCAACTGTGTGCGGCGTTGTGGAGCGCGTCAACAAACTGGTTTACGTACGCGCCTTACGCGCTAG GTACAAGCCAGAGGTTGGGGATGTCGTAGTGGGACGTGTAGTCGAG GTTGCTCAAAAGCGGTGGAGATTGGAAATTAATTTCAGCCAAGATGCGGTTTTAATGCTTTCTTCAATGAACATGCCTGATGGTATTCAG AGACGGCGAACTGCTTTGGATGAACTCAACATGCGAAGTATATTTGAAGAGAATGATATTGTCTGT GCCGAGGTTCGTAATTTCCAGCATGATGGCAGCTTACAACTCCAAGCAAGAAGCCAAAAGTATGGAAAG CTTGAGAAAGGCCAGTTGCTCATAATTGATCCTTACCTGGTGAGGAAAAGCAAACAGCATTTCCATCACCTTGAACAGTTTGGAATTGACTTGATACTTGGACGTAACGGATATATATGGATTGGCGAACATGTTGAAGCTAGAGACAGTGTGGTAATCGATCAAGCTAAAAGTATTGAACAATCTACAGTTGTTGAAGGAATAAACCGAGCTTATACCCCGCTAGAGATGAGGCAAAACATATGCAGAATTGCAAATGCTATCCGA AAATGGAGGCTGAACGAAGAAGCTTGA
- the LOC108484409 gene encoding exosome complex component RRP4 homolog isoform X2 produces the protein MGGNLIEALGFKVSSSSSLPFFCFTGGVTPKSSLCRVADNKEKMRGLKLPLSQTQRVRLQRAFEKLQSLSAKANSDASVTVADTIPVNYEDAFLKGYGTTDLNGELVATVCGVVERVNKLVYVRALRARYKPEVGDVVVGRVVEVAQKRWRLEINFSQDAVLMLSSMNMPDGIQRRRTALDELNMRSIFEENDIVCAEVRNFQHDGSLQLQARSQKYGKLEKGQLLIIDPYLVRKSKQHFHHLEQFGIDLILGRNGYIWIGEHVEARDSVVIDQAKSIEQSTVVEGINRAYTPLEMRQNICRIANAIRVLTILEMEAERRSLTTKRKR, from the exons ATGGGGGGAAATTTAATCGAggcattagggtttaaggtttcttcttcttcttctctcccCTTTTTTTGTTTTACAGGAGGAGTTACCCCGAAATCAAGCTTATGCCGAGTAGCCGATAACAAAGAGAAAATGAGAGGATTGAAGTTACCGTTGAGCCAAACCCAAAGAGTAAGACTTCAAAGGGCATTCGAAAAGCTTCAGTCTCTATCTGCTAAGGCCAATTCCGACGCTTCCGTTACCGTCGCCGATACTATTCCTGTCAACTACGAAGACGCTTTTCTCAA GGGATATGGAACAACGGACCTCAACGGCGAATTGGTGGCAACTGTGTGCGGCGTTGTGGAGCGCGTCAACAAACTGGTTTACGTACGCGCCTTACGCGCTAG GTACAAGCCAGAGGTTGGGGATGTCGTAGTGGGACGTGTAGTCGAG GTTGCTCAAAAGCGGTGGAGATTGGAAATTAATTTCAGCCAAGATGCGGTTTTAATGCTTTCTTCAATGAACATGCCTGATGGTATTCAG AGACGGCGAACTGCTTTGGATGAACTCAACATGCGAAGTATATTTGAAGAGAATGATATTGTCTGT GCCGAGGTTCGTAATTTCCAGCATGATGGCAGCTTACAACTCCAAGCAAGAAGCCAAAAGTATGGAAAG CTTGAGAAAGGCCAGTTGCTCATAATTGATCCTTACCTGGTGAGGAAAAGCAAACAGCATTTCCATCACCTTGAACAGTTTGGAATTGACTTGATACTTGGACGTAACGGATATATATGGATTGGCGAACATGTTGAAGCTAGAGACAGTGTGGTAATCGATCAAGCTAAAAGTATTGAACAATCTACAGTTGTTGAAGGAATAAACCGAGCTTATACCCCGCTAGAGATGAGGCAAAACATATGCAGAATTGCAAATGCTATCCGAGTATTGACGATTTTAG AAATGGAGGCTGAACGAAGAAGCTTGACTACAAAGCGGAAAAGATGA